One Halobacterium zhouii genomic region harbors:
- a CDS encoding MgtC/SapB family protein: MSALVTQIANAPLDSNVVRIALSVALGLFLGLEREWSHKAAGIRTFALVSVLGTIFTIVDGERCADAATCLPIMSSVAALFVIVVAGVLMVSGMRDDESLHLTTAVSMLVAYGIGVLVAIGYVLPATVVAVTSSILLVFKRELHGIAWGLSREELRSTTEFAILAFVVYPMLPAESVTIGSGTLAVELEPRVVWLMVVFVAGIGIVNYAIVRTYGGRGIAITGFFGGLASSTAVVGTMLDHVKQHSEAATYAVAGVLLANGAMALRNLLIVVVFTLSAGILLEAVAPLVVIVLGSFAVASVTADWSKQVEMDLESPFSMRNALGFGAMFLVVVVAGSLAETQFGSAGLYATAIISGLVSSAGATTSAVVLYRTGAISPQAATVAVLLATASSIGVKVALTASSDNRTFARRVAVWSVALLAAGAVTTAVVIG; the protein is encoded by the coding sequence GTGTCCGCTCTCGTCACGCAGATCGCGAACGCGCCCCTGGACAGCAACGTCGTTCGCATCGCGCTCTCGGTCGCGCTCGGTCTCTTCCTCGGCCTGGAACGCGAGTGGTCCCACAAGGCCGCCGGCATCCGGACGTTCGCGCTCGTCAGCGTCCTCGGGACGATATTCACCATCGTGGACGGGGAGCGCTGTGCGGACGCGGCGACCTGTCTCCCCATCATGTCGAGTGTCGCCGCGCTGTTCGTCATCGTCGTCGCCGGCGTCCTGATGGTCTCGGGGATGCGGGACGACGAGAGCCTCCACCTCACGACCGCGGTGAGCATGCTCGTCGCGTACGGCATCGGCGTGCTGGTCGCCATCGGCTACGTCCTCCCCGCGACCGTGGTGGCCGTGACGAGCAGCATCCTGCTCGTGTTCAAGCGCGAACTCCACGGCATCGCGTGGGGGCTCTCCCGGGAGGAACTGCGCTCGACGACGGAGTTCGCCATCCTCGCGTTCGTCGTCTACCCGATGCTCCCTGCGGAGTCCGTCACCATCGGCTCCGGGACGCTCGCGGTCGAACTGGAACCCCGGGTCGTCTGGCTGATGGTAGTGTTCGTGGCCGGCATCGGCATCGTGAACTACGCCATCGTGCGGACGTACGGCGGTCGCGGCATCGCCATCACCGGATTCTTCGGTGGCCTGGCGTCCTCGACGGCGGTTGTCGGGACGATGCTCGACCACGTCAAACAGCACTCCGAGGCGGCGACGTACGCGGTCGCCGGCGTGTTGCTCGCGAACGGCGCGATGGCGCTCCGGAACCTCCTCATCGTCGTCGTGTTCACGCTCTCCGCCGGCATCCTCCTGGAGGCCGTGGCGCCACTGGTGGTCATCGTGCTCGGGAGTTTCGCGGTCGCGTCGGTCACCGCTGACTGGTCGAAGCAGGTCGAGATGGACCTGGAGAGCCCGTTCTCGATGCGGAACGCGCTCGGGTTCGGGGCGATGTTCCTGGTGGTCGTGGTGGCTGGCAGCCTCGCGGAGACCCAGTTCGGGTCCGCCGGACTGTACGCGACCGCCATCATCTCGGGTCTCGTGTCGAGCGCCGGGGCGACGACGTCCGCAGTCGTGCTGTACCGGACCGGAGCCATCTCGCCGCAGGCGGCCACCGTCGCGGTGTTGCTCGCCACCGCGAGTTCCATCGGCGTGAAGGTCGCGCTCACTGCGTCCAGCGACAACCGGACGTTCGCCCGCCGGGTCGCCGTGTGGAGCGTCGCGTTGCTCGCTGCCGGCGCCGTGACCACCGCCGTCGTCATCGGGTGA
- a CDS encoding plastocyanin/azurin family copper-binding protein: MQEQTRRDVLRSAAGIGAASALAGCLGGGSSDEPVAALDAPEGTEVVKVGPNDSLTFVPGTDEALTVSPGTTVRFVWLSSTHNVDVTNQPEGADWSGHTAIEGRGFSFEFTFDVPGRYEYVCQPHRASGMVGTVVVEE; encoded by the coding sequence ATGCAGGAGCAGACGCGACGCGACGTGTTGCGCTCGGCGGCGGGAATCGGTGCGGCGAGCGCCCTCGCTGGCTGTCTCGGCGGCGGCAGCAGTGACGAACCGGTGGCCGCGCTCGACGCGCCCGAGGGGACCGAAGTCGTGAAGGTCGGGCCGAACGACTCGCTCACGTTCGTGCCGGGAACCGACGAGGCGCTCACGGTCTCGCCGGGGACCACCGTTCGCTTCGTCTGGCTGTCCTCGACGCACAACGTCGACGTGACGAACCAGCCCGAGGGCGCGGACTGGTCGGGCCACACCGCGATAGAGGGCCGCGGGTTCAGTTTCGAGTTCACGTTCGACGTGCCGGGGCGCTACGAGTACGTCTGCCAGCCCCACCGGGCGTCCGGCATGGTGGGCACGGTCGTCGTCGAAGAATAG
- a CDS encoding alpha/beta fold hydrolase: protein MPTIETNGVATHYERRGDGPPVVFVHAAMLDHSQWNRQVDALAGEFDCITYDVRGHGHTGGSSLRSYSIDLFADDLAALLDALDVERPVLCGHSTGGCVAQVYAANYPDRVAGVVLADTFAPEIRGRGEWLQRSLFLRLSTYPVRLLGYQRVERALVWLHERLHGERVSGDYDSIRALRADGPTMTTAEFAKVARAVASFHETAVDLSAITAPTLVLYGAYAPAFQRAHAATFAATIPRVEVREVPGAGHASNLDNASFFTDAVREFASRVQ, encoded by the coding sequence ATGCCGACCATCGAGACGAACGGCGTAGCGACACACTACGAGCGCCGCGGCGACGGCCCGCCGGTCGTGTTCGTGCACGCCGCGATGCTCGACCACTCCCAGTGGAACCGGCAGGTCGACGCGCTCGCCGGGGAGTTCGACTGTATCACCTACGACGTGCGCGGACACGGCCACACCGGTGGGTCCAGTCTGCGGTCGTACTCCATCGACTTGTTCGCCGACGACCTCGCCGCGCTCCTCGACGCCCTCGACGTCGAGCGGCCCGTGCTCTGTGGACACTCCACGGGTGGTTGCGTCGCACAGGTGTACGCCGCGAACTACCCGGACAGGGTCGCCGGCGTCGTCCTCGCCGACACGTTCGCACCCGAGATACGCGGCCGCGGCGAGTGGCTCCAGCGGTCGCTGTTCCTGCGACTGAGCACCTACCCGGTTCGACTGCTCGGCTACCAGCGCGTCGAGCGCGCGCTGGTGTGGCTCCACGAGCGCCTCCACGGTGAGCGCGTCAGCGGCGACTACGACTCGATTCGCGCGCTCCGCGCGGACGGGCCGACGATGACCACCGCCGAGTTCGCGAAGGTCGCCCGCGCCGTCGCGTCGTTCCACGAGACGGCGGTCGACCTCTCGGCGATCACCGCGCCGACGCTCGTGCTGTACGGCGCGTACGCGCCAGCCTTCCAGCGCGCTCACGCCGCGACGTTCGCGGCGACGATTCCGCGCGTCGAGGTGCGCGAGGTTCCCGGCGCGGGCCACGCGTCGAACCTCGACAACGCGTCGTTCTTCACGGACGCCGTCCGCGAGTTCGCGTCGCGCGTGCAGTAA
- a CDS encoding AI-2E family transporter — protein sequence MSTLDGVDRARLGWWVGAVLLGGALTYVVYSFLGTFIFGVFVYYATRPVYRRLKQYVGPPSLAALVALLTLALPALLLLAYTVAVGLQELNAFLASSAIDLGQLESLLQPYFDLSEAVQDPETLLDEPSVQAVFVSAYESTLRYLGLVGTALLHLFVMITIAFYLLRDDHRLAAWFRRRFSDDRGVVEAYTRAVDRDFSNIFFGNILNAFLTGIIGAIAYTLIDVNAPTGVGLPYPALLGLLAGVASLVPVVGIKLVYVPVAAWLTFLATQNTAIIWFPVLFIIVSFVVVDVIPDLVLRPYVSGRGLHLGMVMLAYILGPLLFGWYGIFLGPMLLVLIVHFVRLILPELLAGREISPSAVGPDVWTADPESSHAGSAVSSGAADSSEEDDPDDATDEQQRDEASGADAFIDEGESTEESSNDNGDEA from the coding sequence ATGTCAACGCTCGACGGCGTCGACCGGGCCCGACTCGGGTGGTGGGTCGGGGCCGTACTGCTCGGCGGTGCGCTGACGTACGTCGTCTACTCGTTCCTCGGCACGTTCATCTTCGGCGTCTTCGTCTACTACGCCACGCGCCCGGTCTACCGGCGACTGAAGCAGTATGTCGGCCCGCCGAGCCTCGCCGCTCTCGTCGCGTTGCTCACGCTCGCGCTCCCCGCGCTGTTGTTGCTCGCGTACACCGTCGCCGTCGGCCTCCAGGAACTCAACGCGTTCCTCGCCTCGAGCGCCATCGACCTCGGGCAGTTGGAGTCGCTCCTTCAGCCGTACTTCGACCTCTCGGAGGCCGTCCAGGACCCGGAGACGCTGCTCGACGAACCGTCGGTGCAGGCGGTGTTCGTTTCGGCCTACGAGAGCACGTTGCGATACCTGGGGCTCGTCGGAACCGCGCTCCTTCACCTGTTCGTGATGATAACCATCGCGTTCTACCTGCTGCGCGACGACCACCGCCTCGCGGCGTGGTTCCGGCGGCGGTTCTCCGACGACCGCGGGGTCGTCGAGGCGTACACGCGCGCGGTGGACCGCGACTTCTCGAACATCTTCTTCGGGAACATCCTGAACGCCTTCCTCACCGGCATCATCGGCGCCATCGCGTACACCCTCATCGACGTGAACGCACCGACCGGCGTGGGACTCCCGTATCCGGCGTTGCTCGGACTGCTCGCGGGCGTCGCCAGCCTCGTCCCGGTGGTCGGCATCAAACTCGTCTACGTGCCGGTGGCGGCGTGGCTCACCTTCCTCGCCACCCAGAACACCGCCATCATCTGGTTCCCGGTGCTGTTCATCATCGTCTCGTTCGTCGTCGTGGACGTGATCCCCGACCTCGTGCTCCGACCGTATGTCTCCGGGCGCGGGCTCCACCTCGGGATGGTGATGCTCGCGTACATCCTGGGGCCGCTGCTGTTCGGCTGGTACGGCATCTTCCTCGGCCCGATGTTGCTCGTGCTCATCGTCCACTTCGTCCGGCTCATCCTCCCGGAACTGCTTGCCGGCAGGGAGATATCGCCGAGTGCTGTCGGACCTGACGTGTGGACGGCCGACCCGGAGTCCTCGCACGCCGGGAGCGCGGTGAGTTCCGGCGCTGCCGATTCGTCCGAGGAGGACGACCCCGACGACGCCACGGACGAACAGCAACGTGACGAGGCTTCGGGCGCCGACGCGTTCATCGATGAGGGCGAGTCGACCGAGGAGTCGTCGAACGACAACGGTGACGAGGCGTAG
- a CDS encoding aspartate aminotransferase family protein, giving the protein MDRETAEPSVRSLPGEKASQWVDYHHEHAAPSTYVYEFVWDITEDAAGPFCTDVDGNVLMDFTSHVAAAPFGYNNPKILDRLEEFDLVDPTKIAGQDFYASGGWPPEDPDVDTSTQLLNRLTDLTEQYGLDTVFLSNSGAEAVENAIKICYANGGHRSFTFDGAFHGRTLGALSLNRSKTAHRMGYPEIGGVVSVPYCSCAGECDCGWKTNGPGGNVVADKLHPTRGNTDPDEVAYIILEPQQGEGGYRVPNESFIDDVTEIQETYDIPVIADEIQSGLGRTGELWGVDHTSLDPDVITSAKGLRVGATVASEDLFPEETGRLSSTWGAGDILAAAQGVATIDAITSDGVLDNVTERGRQVKEILGDDAPEFVTDVRGNGLMLGVEFDTKERREAAVKACLERGLLTLGCGYKTLRLLPPLDVTEREIDLAMDVFLEALADPNVASA; this is encoded by the coding sequence ATGGACAGAGAGACGGCAGAGCCCAGTGTCCGAAGCCTCCCGGGCGAGAAGGCCTCACAGTGGGTGGATTACCACCACGAGCACGCCGCGCCGAGCACGTACGTCTACGAGTTCGTCTGGGACATCACCGAGGACGCCGCCGGGCCGTTCTGCACGGACGTCGACGGGAACGTCCTGATGGACTTCACGAGCCACGTCGCCGCAGCGCCCTTCGGCTACAACAACCCGAAGATCCTCGACCGACTCGAGGAGTTCGACCTCGTCGACCCGACGAAGATCGCGGGCCAGGACTTCTACGCGAGCGGCGGGTGGCCGCCGGAGGACCCCGACGTGGACACGTCCACGCAACTCCTCAACCGCCTCACCGACCTCACCGAGCAGTACGGCCTCGACACCGTCTTCCTCTCGAACTCCGGGGCCGAAGCCGTCGAGAACGCCATCAAGATCTGTTACGCGAACGGCGGCCACCGCTCGTTCACGTTCGACGGCGCGTTCCACGGGCGCACGCTCGGTGCGCTCTCCCTGAACCGGTCGAAGACCGCCCACCGGATGGGCTACCCCGAAATCGGCGGCGTCGTCTCCGTCCCGTACTGTTCCTGTGCGGGCGAGTGTGACTGCGGGTGGAAGACGAACGGCCCCGGCGGCAACGTCGTCGCGGACAAACTCCACCCGACCCGCGGGAACACCGACCCCGACGAGGTGGCGTACATCATCCTCGAACCCCAGCAGGGCGAGGGCGGCTACCGCGTGCCGAACGAGTCGTTCATCGACGACGTCACCGAGATCCAGGAGACCTACGACATTCCGGTCATCGCGGACGAGATCCAGTCCGGCCTCGGCCGCACGGGCGAACTGTGGGGCGTCGACCACACCAGCCTCGACCCGGACGTCATCACGAGCGCGAAGGGCCTCCGCGTCGGCGCGACCGTCGCCAGCGAGGACCTCTTCCCCGAGGAGACGGGTCGGCTCTCCTCGACGTGGGGCGCGGGCGACATCCTCGCCGCCGCGCAGGGCGTCGCCACCATCGACGCCATCACGAGCGACGGCGTCCTCGACAACGTCACCGAACGCGGCCGCCAGGTCAAGGAGATTCTGGGCGACGACGCGCCCGAGTTCGTCACGGACGTGCGCGGGAACGGCCTGATGCTCGGCGTGGAGTTCGACACGAAAGAGCGCCGCGAGGCCGCCGTGAAGGCGTGCCTCGAGCGCGGCCTGCTCACCCTGGGTTGTGGCTACAAGACGCTCCGACTGCTCCCGCCCCTGGACGTCACCGAGCGCGAGATCGACCTCGCGATGGACGTCTTCCTGGAGGCGCTCGCGGACCCGAACGTCGCGAGCGCCTGA
- a CDS encoding DUF1028 domain-containing protein, whose translation MTFSIVARDPETDAVGVAVQSKFVGVGAVVPFVSADAGAVATQSFANVAYGPDGLDLLRDGHDAADVVEQLTSGDDDAPQRQVGVVGQDGSVAAFTGEECFDHASDRQGEQYTVQGNILENRETVDAMADTFEETDGGLPDRLIAALHAGNEAGGDQRGEQSAALYVAKPEGGYDGKNDRWIDVRVDDHDHPIDELERVFRIYDVTLLEREEPEEYAQLDGETAESVERTLADLGFYDADPSGDFDASAREALEEFRGMNNFENHDVDALEDALARGWEDSEGSGEERMVNAIWHGLSRRDRK comes from the coding sequence ATGACGTTCTCCATCGTCGCACGCGACCCAGAGACCGACGCGGTCGGCGTCGCCGTACAGTCGAAGTTCGTCGGTGTCGGCGCCGTCGTCCCGTTTGTTAGCGCTGACGCCGGCGCGGTCGCCACGCAGAGCTTCGCCAACGTCGCGTACGGTCCGGACGGTCTCGACCTGCTGCGCGACGGCCACGACGCCGCGGACGTGGTCGAACAACTCACGAGCGGGGACGACGACGCCCCCCAGCGCCAGGTGGGTGTCGTCGGGCAGGACGGTTCGGTCGCGGCGTTCACGGGCGAGGAGTGCTTCGACCACGCGAGCGACCGGCAGGGCGAACAGTACACCGTCCAGGGGAACATTCTAGAGAACCGCGAGACCGTCGACGCGATGGCCGACACCTTCGAGGAGACCGACGGCGGCCTCCCCGACCGACTCATCGCCGCCCTGCACGCGGGCAACGAGGCGGGCGGCGACCAGCGCGGCGAGCAGTCCGCCGCACTCTACGTCGCCAAGCCCGAGGGCGGCTACGACGGCAAGAACGACCGCTGGATCGACGTGCGCGTGGACGACCACGACCACCCCATCGACGAACTCGAGCGCGTGTTCCGCATCTACGACGTCACGCTCCTCGAGCGCGAGGAACCCGAGGAGTACGCCCAACTCGACGGCGAAACGGCTGAATCAGTCGAACGGACGCTCGCGGACCTCGGCTTCTACGACGCCGACCCCTCGGGGGACTTCGACGCGAGCGCGCGCGAGGCGCTCGAGGAGTTCCGCGGGATGAACAACTTCGAGAACCACGACGTCGACGCCCTCGAGGACGCGCTCGCCCGCGGCTGGGAGGACAGCGAGGGGAGCGGCGAGGAACGGATGGTCAACGCCATCTGGCACGGACTCAGTCGGCGCGACAGGAAGTAG
- a CDS encoding citrate synthase, which produces MTGDLNRGLEGVTVAETRLSRVDGEAGELVIGGFPLEELAPSATYEETLFLLYEDRLPDADELASFRKRLASHREAPPEAIDAVTAAADRGLPPMDAVRMGVAAASLARDGDETPETDSLLAVAQLPTVAAAYWRARNDEAPVEPRSDLRHAANYLHMLDGAEPDEERVRGLETYLNSVVDHGLNASTFTARTIVATESDVISAVTGAVGALKGPLHGGAPGPVLDMLHDVIDADDPADLVHEKLDAGERLMGFGHRVYQVRDPRAAVLEAAAERFYEGREQSAFFDAAREFEDVAVDVLAEHRPDLTLETNVEFYTAVLLNGVGIPRDLFTPTFAVARAGGWTAHCREQLEDNRIIRPRASYVGAEGREWTPVEQR; this is translated from the coding sequence ATGACAGGCGACTTGAACCGCGGTCTGGAGGGCGTCACCGTCGCAGAGACCCGCCTCTCGCGCGTGGACGGCGAAGCCGGCGAACTCGTCATCGGCGGCTTCCCGCTCGAGGAACTCGCGCCCAGCGCCACCTACGAGGAGACGTTGTTCCTCCTCTACGAGGACCGCCTCCCGGACGCCGACGAGCTTGCGTCGTTCCGGAAGCGCCTCGCCAGCCACCGCGAGGCACCTCCAGAAGCCATCGACGCCGTCACTGCCGCCGCCGACCGTGGCCTCCCTCCGATGGACGCCGTCCGGATGGGCGTCGCGGCGGCCTCGCTCGCCCGCGACGGCGACGAGACCCCCGAGACCGATTCGCTGCTCGCCGTCGCCCAGCTCCCCACCGTCGCCGCCGCGTACTGGCGCGCCCGGAACGACGAGGCCCCCGTGGAACCTCGTTCGGACCTCCGGCACGCCGCCAACTATCTCCACATGCTCGACGGCGCGGAACCGGACGAGGAGCGCGTCCGCGGCCTCGAGACGTACCTCAACTCGGTCGTCGACCACGGCCTCAACGCCTCGACGTTCACCGCCCGCACCATCGTCGCCACGGAGTCGGACGTCATCTCGGCCGTCACGGGCGCGGTCGGCGCGCTGAAGGGGCCGCTCCACGGCGGCGCTCCCGGCCCGGTGCTCGATATGCTGCACGACGTCATAGACGCGGACGACCCTGCCGACCTCGTCCACGAGAAACTCGACGCTGGCGAGCGACTGATGGGCTTCGGCCACCGCGTCTACCAGGTCCGGGACCCGCGCGCCGCCGTCCTCGAGGCCGCGGCCGAGCGCTTCTACGAGGGCCGCGAGCAGTCCGCGTTCTTCGACGCAGCCCGCGAGTTCGAGGACGTCGCCGTCGACGTGCTCGCGGAACACAGACCCGACCTCACCCTGGAGACGAACGTGGAGTTCTACACCGCCGTCCTGCTGAACGGCGTCGGGATTCCGCGGGACCTGTTCACGCCGACGTTCGCCGTCGCGCGCGCCGGCGGGTGGACCGCCCACTGCCGCGAGCAACTCGAAGACAACCGCATCATCCGCCCGCGGGCGTCCTACGTCGGTGCGGAGGGCCGGGAGTGGACGCCGGTCGAACAGCGGTAG
- a CDS encoding PadR family transcriptional regulator, which yields MYDLTGFQRDLLYVIAGLEEPHGLAIKDELEEYYESEIHHGRLYPNLDTLVDKGLVDKGQADQRTNYYTLTRRGRRELDARREWEAQYVDID from the coding sequence ATGTATGACCTGACCGGATTTCAGCGAGATCTGCTCTACGTCATCGCCGGGCTAGAGGAGCCACACGGACTGGCCATCAAGGACGAACTCGAGGAGTACTACGAGTCCGAGATCCACCACGGACGGCTCTACCCCAACCTCGACACACTCGTCGACAAGGGCCTCGTCGACAAGGGGCAGGCCGACCAGCGCACCAACTACTACACGCTCACTCGCCGCGGCCGCCGCGAACTCGACGCGCGCCGCGAGTGGGAAGCCCAGTACGTCGACATCGACTGA